In Maridesulfovibrio sp., a single genomic region encodes these proteins:
- the eutM gene encoding ethanolamine utilization microcompartment protein EutM — translation MSSLNALGMIETKGLVGAIEAADAMVKAANVTLIGKTQVGGGLVTVMVRGDVGAVKAATDAGAAAAQNVGELISVHVIPRPHGEVEIILPKAEG, via the coding sequence ATGTCCTCATTGAACGCACTGGGTATGATTGAAACCAAAGGCCTCGTCGGCGCGATTGAAGCAGCTGATGCTATGGTAAAAGCTGCAAACGTAACCCTGATCGGCAAGACTCAGGTCGGCGGCGGTCTCGTAACCGTTATGGTTCGCGGCGATGTAGGCGCTGTAAAGGCAGCCACCGATGCAGGCGCAGCCGCTGCACAGAACGTTGGTGAACTCATCAGCGTACATGTAATCCCCCGCCCCCACGGCGAAGTAGAAATCATCCTTCCCAAAGCTGAAGGTTAA
- a CDS encoding acetaldehyde dehydrogenase (acetylating) has translation MVDKDLLSMQEARSLVRAAKEAQAKLAEMTQEQVDGIVKAISEAAYAQAETLAALAVEETGFGKVQDKTTKNILASQGLFKAIKDMKTIGVLKDDKEKKVVEIAVPMGVIAGIVPSTNPTSTTIYKSMIALKSGNAIVFTPHPSAKKCIGKTVEMIRSVLHDCGVCEDLVSVMSVPTIQGSGELMKVADLILATGGPGMVKAAYSSGTPALGVGAGNVPAYIERSADIKDAVSKIFASKTFDNGTVCASEQSVVTESCIAEQVKAELIAQGGYFLYGDNLTKVKAVMERGNGSMNPAIVGRDAATIAKLAGISIPAGTRLLISDEKGVGAKYPFSKEKLTALLGFYVVEDWKESCELCHALLVNGGVGHSLAIHSKNEEVIREFGMKKPVSRMLVNTPSTHGAVGLSTSLFPSFTLGCGAVGGSATSDNVTPYNLMNVRRMAYDLGNTSCSHAPEAHGSESDSIDVQAITALIVEQLKQMV, from the coding sequence ATGGTAGACAAAGATTTATTATCTATGCAGGAAGCCCGTTCACTGGTCCGTGCCGCTAAAGAAGCACAGGCCAAGCTGGCGGAAATGACTCAGGAACAGGTAGACGGCATTGTAAAGGCCATTTCCGAAGCAGCTTATGCCCAGGCGGAAACACTCGCGGCACTCGCTGTTGAAGAAACCGGTTTCGGTAAGGTTCAGGACAAGACCACCAAGAACATCCTTGCCAGTCAGGGCCTGTTTAAAGCCATCAAGGATATGAAAACCATCGGTGTGCTTAAGGACGACAAGGAAAAGAAAGTTGTCGAGATAGCAGTACCCATGGGGGTTATCGCAGGGATCGTTCCCTCCACCAACCCCACATCCACGACCATTTACAAATCCATGATCGCCCTGAAGTCCGGGAACGCCATTGTGTTCACCCCGCACCCCAGCGCCAAGAAATGCATCGGCAAAACCGTTGAAATGATCCGTTCCGTACTCCACGACTGCGGCGTATGTGAAGATCTGGTCAGCGTCATGAGCGTACCCACCATTCAGGGCAGCGGCGAACTCATGAAAGTTGCCGACCTCATCCTCGCCACCGGCGGTCCCGGCATGGTCAAGGCAGCGTACAGCTCCGGTACTCCCGCTCTGGGAGTAGGTGCAGGCAACGTCCCGGCCTATATCGAAAGATCTGCGGACATCAAGGACGCAGTCAGCAAGATTTTTGCAAGTAAGACCTTTGATAACGGCACAGTATGCGCATCCGAGCAGTCCGTGGTCACCGAGTCCTGCATTGCCGAACAGGTCAAGGCTGAACTCATCGCGCAGGGCGGTTACTTCCTCTACGGCGACAACCTCACCAAGGTCAAAGCCGTCATGGAACGCGGCAACGGTTCCATGAACCCCGCTATCGTAGGTCGCGACGCAGCAACCATCGCCAAGCTGGCCGGAATTTCCATTCCTGCAGGAACCCGTCTGCTCATCTCCGATGAAAAGGGTGTCGGCGCAAAATATCCTTTCTCCAAGGAAAAACTCACCGCGCTCCTCGGCTTCTACGTTGTCGAAGACTGGAAGGAATCCTGCGAACTCTGCCACGCCCTGCTGGTAAACGGCGGCGTTGGCCATTCCCTGGCCATTCATTCCAAGAACGAGGAAGTCATCCGCGAATTCGGCATGAAGAAGCCCGTTTCCAGAATGCTGGTCAACACCCCTTCCACTCACGGCGCAGTGGGCCTCTCCACTTCGCTTTTCCCGTCCTTCACCCTTGGTTGCGGTGCTGTAGGCGGAAGCGCAACTTCCGACAACGTTACTCCGTACAACCTCATGAACGTCAGAAGGATGGCCTACGACCTCGGAAACACTTCCTGCAGCCACGCTCCGGAAGCTCACGGCAGCGAATCCGATTCCATCGACGTGCAGGCGATTACCGCTCTGATCGTCGAGCAGCTCAAACAGATGGTCTAG
- a CDS encoding BMC domain-containing protein: protein MNALGFIETKGLLAVIEGADAMLKAADVALLEKNLAGGGLVSVTVTGEVSAVQAAVEAGTAAISRIAGAELVSRHVIARPYEELSRIISTTVPMMEDEEISEETATEFLPEEAHEEPVPVEDGKAETEAGPVQQSTPEKKPADETPKFRIAELRKMKINRIRQIARSLRGISLTPDEVKNATKKALIDAIINVTRQIEE, encoded by the coding sequence ATGAACGCACTTGGATTCATTGAAACAAAAGGTCTGCTGGCCGTAATTGAAGGCGCAGACGCCATGCTCAAGGCGGCGGATGTGGCCCTGCTGGAAAAGAATCTTGCAGGCGGCGGGCTGGTGTCCGTCACGGTCACCGGAGAGGTTTCCGCTGTGCAGGCCGCAGTTGAAGCAGGAACAGCAGCCATCAGCCGCATAGCCGGTGCGGAGCTGGTTTCCCGTCATGTGATCGCCCGCCCGTATGAAGAACTGTCCCGGATAATATCCACAACTGTTCCGATGATGGAAGATGAAGAAATTTCAGAGGAAACCGCAACGGAATTCCTCCCTGAAGAAGCACATGAAGAGCCTGTCCCCGTAGAAGATGGAAAGGCCGAAACTGAAGCCGGTCCGGTTCAGCAAAGCACACCGGAAAAAAAACCGGCTGATGAAACACCGAAGTTCCGGATTGCGGAACTCAGGAAAATGAAAATCAACAGGATTCGGCAGATAGCCAGAAGCTTGCGCGGCATTTCCCTGACCCCCGATGAGGTCAAAAATGCCACCAAGAAAGCCCTGATTGACGCGATTATAAATGTTACCAGGCAGATAGAGGAGTAA
- the cutD gene encoding choline TMA-lyase-activating enzyme, translating to MIERKAQIFNVQKYNMHDGPGVRTLVFFQGCPLRCEWCSNPEGQYKRYQILYKKDQCVNCGACVSVCPADVHKIDAAGKHFIDRKAECVGCRKCEAACRKNALAVVGESKTISELVDIIEEDRPFYETSGGGVTLGGGEVLAQPEAAASLLQACRQNGINTAIETCGYARPEVFEKVADYVDLFLFDVKHMNPERHRELTGVRNEMILSNLIWLLENRHNVRIRMPLLKGVNDGEEEILQLVELLKPYQDLKNFKGVDLLPYHKMGVNKYNQLGWKYPVDGDPKLSDADLERIEQGISKYNFPVSVVRH from the coding sequence GTGATTGAAAGAAAAGCTCAGATATTCAATGTACAGAAGTACAATATGCATGACGGTCCGGGAGTCAGAACTCTCGTATTCTTTCAGGGTTGCCCCCTGCGCTGTGAATGGTGCTCGAATCCCGAGGGGCAGTATAAACGCTACCAGATTCTTTACAAAAAAGATCAGTGCGTGAACTGCGGAGCCTGCGTCTCCGTATGTCCTGCGGACGTGCACAAAATCGATGCCGCAGGAAAACATTTCATTGACCGCAAAGCCGAGTGCGTGGGCTGTCGCAAATGTGAAGCAGCCTGCCGCAAAAATGCGCTGGCCGTTGTGGGCGAATCAAAAACCATCTCCGAACTCGTGGACATTATAGAAGAAGACCGGCCTTTCTACGAAACATCCGGCGGCGGGGTTACGCTTGGCGGCGGCGAAGTGCTGGCTCAGCCGGAAGCGGCGGCAAGTCTGCTGCAGGCCTGCAGACAGAACGGAATAAACACCGCCATAGAAACCTGCGGTTATGCCCGGCCGGAAGTATTCGAAAAAGTGGCCGACTACGTGGACCTCTTTCTCTTCGATGTCAAACACATGAATCCCGAACGCCACCGAGAACTGACCGGCGTGCGTAATGAAATGATTCTCTCCAATCTGATCTGGCTGCTGGAGAACAGGCACAACGTCAGGATCAGAATGCCGCTCCTCAAGGGAGTCAACGACGGGGAAGAGGAAATTCTGCAACTGGTGGAGCTGCTCAAGCCCTATCAGGACCTTAAAAATTTCAAAGGTGTGGACCTGCTGCCCTACCACAAGATGGGTGTGAACAAGTACAACCAGCTAGGCTGGAAGTATCCCGTGGACGGTGACCCCAAGCTCAGCGATGCCGATCTCGAACGTATTGAGCAGGGCATAAGCAAATATAATTTTCCGGTCTCAGTGGTCAGACACTGA
- the cutC gene encoding choline trimethylamine-lyase, with the protein MDLQSFSNKLAEATKNLTAEERASLKKIFEGVSAEVFKTEAEQPAAVCTKTGGIPDGPTERHVKLKENFLKQVPSVSVHSARVMTEIAKENPGLPAALLRGKSFRRSCETAPLVIQDHELIVGAPTGAPRTGSFSPEIAWRWMRDELETIGTRPQDPFHISEEDKKYMKEELFPFWENKSLDEYCEGQYREAGLWELSGESYVSDCSYHAVNGGGDSNPGYDVILMKKGMLDIVAEAKDHLAHLDYANPDDFDKIYFYKSVIDTAEGVMIYAKRISDYAAELAARETDPKRKAELLRISEVNARVPAHKPETFWEAIQAVWTVESLLVVEENQTGMSIGRVDQYMYPLFKADLEAGRMTEYEAFDLAGCMLIKMSEMMWLTSAEASKFFAGYQPFVNMCVGGVTREGYDATNDLTYLLMDAVRHVRIYQPSLATRVHTKSPQKYLKKIVDVIRSGMGFPAVHFDDAHIKMMLAKGVSIEDSRDYCLMGCVEPQKSGRLYQWTSTGYTQWPICIELVLNHGVPLWYGKQVCPDMGPLEAYDTYEKFEAAVKEQIKYITKWTSVATVISQRVHREHAPKPLMSLMYEGTMESGRDVSAGGAMYNFGPGVVWSGLATYADSMAAIKKLVYDDKKYTLAQLNEALVAEFKGYDQIKADCLAAPKYGNDDDYADMIAADLIHFTETEHRKYRTLYSVLSHGTLSISNNTPFGQLLGASANGRDAWMPLSDGISPTQGADYKGPTAIIKSVSKMANDNMNIGMVHNFKIMAGLLDTPEGENGIITLLRTANALGNGEMQFNYLDNETLLDAQKNPDKYRDLVVRVAGYSAFFVELCKDVQDEIISRTMLNEI; encoded by the coding sequence GTGGATCTTCAAAGTTTTTCCAACAAGCTTGCAGAAGCTACAAAAAACCTTACCGCTGAGGAACGTGCCTCGCTGAAGAAGATTTTCGAAGGCGTTTCCGCAGAGGTTTTCAAGACCGAAGCAGAACAGCCCGCAGCGGTCTGCACCAAGACCGGCGGAATCCCTGACGGACCGACCGAACGTCACGTGAAACTGAAAGAGAATTTTCTCAAGCAGGTTCCCTCCGTCAGTGTGCACAGTGCACGCGTAATGACCGAGATTGCAAAAGAAAATCCGGGCCTTCCCGCCGCCCTTCTGCGCGGTAAAAGCTTTCGCCGCAGTTGCGAAACCGCACCTCTGGTTATTCAGGATCATGAACTTATCGTAGGAGCCCCCACCGGCGCCCCCCGTACCGGTTCCTTCTCCCCTGAAATAGCCTGGCGCTGGATGCGTGACGAACTGGAAACCATCGGCACCCGCCCGCAGGACCCCTTCCATATTTCCGAAGAAGACAAAAAATACATGAAGGAAGAGCTTTTCCCCTTCTGGGAAAACAAATCCCTTGATGAATACTGCGAAGGCCAGTACCGCGAAGCAGGACTCTGGGAACTCTCCGGAGAATCCTATGTTTCCGACTGCTCCTACCATGCAGTGAACGGCGGCGGCGACTCCAACCCCGGCTATGACGTCATCCTGATGAAAAAAGGCATGCTCGACATCGTTGCCGAAGCCAAGGATCACCTCGCCCATCTTGATTACGCCAATCCCGATGATTTCGATAAAATATACTTCTACAAATCCGTAATCGATACTGCCGAAGGTGTAATGATCTACGCCAAACGCATCTCCGATTACGCAGCCGAACTGGCCGCCAGGGAAACCGATCCCAAACGCAAGGCCGAACTGCTCAGGATTTCCGAAGTCAACGCCCGTGTTCCCGCACACAAGCCCGAAACTTTCTGGGAAGCAATCCAGGCAGTCTGGACCGTTGAGTCCCTGCTGGTTGTTGAAGAAAACCAGACCGGCATGTCCATCGGCCGTGTTGACCAGTACATGTATCCTCTCTTCAAGGCGGATCTCGAAGCCGGCCGTATGACCGAGTACGAAGCATTCGACCTTGCCGGCTGCATGCTCATCAAGATGTCCGAAATGATGTGGCTTACCAGTGCGGAAGCTTCCAAATTCTTCGCCGGTTACCAGCCTTTTGTTAACATGTGCGTGGGCGGTGTTACCCGTGAAGGTTACGACGCCACCAACGATCTGACCTACCTGCTCATGGATGCGGTCCGTCACGTTCGTATCTACCAGCCTTCTCTGGCAACCCGCGTTCATACCAAGTCTCCCCAGAAATATCTGAAAAAGATCGTTGACGTCATCCGCTCCGGCATGGGTTTTCCGGCCGTACACTTTGACGATGCACACATCAAAATGATGCTCGCAAAGGGCGTATCCATTGAAGATTCCCGTGACTACTGCCTCATGGGTTGTGTTGAACCCCAGAAGTCCGGCCGTCTCTACCAGTGGACTTCCACCGGCTACACCCAGTGGCCCATCTGCATCGAACTGGTGCTCAACCACGGTGTACCGCTCTGGTACGGCAAGCAGGTCTGCCCGGATATGGGACCGCTTGAAGCATACGACACCTACGAAAAATTCGAAGCTGCCGTTAAGGAACAGATCAAGTACATCACCAAGTGGACCAGCGTTGCCACCGTAATTTCCCAGCGCGTTCATAGGGAGCATGCTCCTAAACCCCTCATGTCCCTTATGTACGAAGGCACCATGGAGTCCGGCCGTGACGTTTCCGCAGGCGGCGCCATGTACAACTTCGGACCCGGTGTTGTCTGGTCCGGCCTCGCCACATACGCCGACTCCATGGCCGCCATTAAAAAGCTGGTTTACGATGACAAAAAATATACCCTTGCCCAGCTCAACGAAGCCCTCGTTGCCGAGTTCAAGGGTTACGACCAGATCAAGGCCGACTGCCTCGCAGCACCCAAGTACGGCAACGATGACGACTATGCCGACATGATCGCGGCCGATCTCATCCACTTCACCGAAACCGAGCACCGCAAGTACAGAACCCTGTACTCCGTTCTCAGCCACGGAACCCTGTCCATTTCGAACAACACCCCGTTCGGACAGCTTCTCGGAGCTTCCGCCAACGGCCGTGATGCCTGGATGCCCCTTTCCGACGGCATCAGCCCGACTCAGGGTGCGGACTACAAAGGCCCCACCGCCATTATCAAGTCCGTTTCCAAAATGGCCAACGACAACATGAACATCGGCATGGTCCACAACTTCAAGATCATGGCCGGACTGCTTGATACCCCCGAAGGGGAAAACGGCATCATCACCCTGCTGCGCACCGCAAACGCTCTGGGTAACGGTGAAATGCAGTTCAACTACCTTGATAACGAAACCCTGCTTGATGCCCAGAAGAACCCCGACAAGTACCGCGACCTCGTTGTGCGCGTGGCCGGTTACTCCGCGTTCTTCGTGGAACTCTGCAAGGACGTTCAGGACGAAATCATCAGCCGTACCATGCTGAATGAAATCTAG
- a CDS encoding aldehyde dehydrogenase family protein encodes MIVDNDLLSIQQARILAENGFEAQKKLATFTQEKLDEIVEHIAEAVEEHAEELARMSHEETDGGKWQDKLVKNRFVCNQVRNELRGMRCVGIINEDPQKKITDIGVPVGLIASLCPVTSPVSTTVYNTLIAIKSGNGVIFSPHPGAAKSIGRVLDIMISAGNSCGLPEGSLSYLETVTKSGTCELMNHRNVSLVMITGVPGMIKAAQKTGKPVIYGGTGNGPAFIERTADIGQAVKDIIASKTFDNGIAPSAEQSIVVDSCVAGDVRCALTSCGAYFMSEGEAESLAGLFFAPDGQRRKGMAGQSAQVLARRAGFNVPENTTVLVAEREYVSDTDPYYREFLSPVLALYVEDDWMHACEKCIELLLHERSAHTLVIHSADEDVILQFAMKKPVGRLLVNTPAAFGGMGATTNLFPSMTLGSSSAGFGITSDNVSPMNLIYVRKVGHGVRCMDAVAAESAGTGKQPKTKVNDSNMVQIIQQILQKAIEAIDDPADR; translated from the coding sequence ATGATTGTCGACAACGATCTGCTCTCTATCCAGCAGGCCAGAATTCTGGCGGAAAACGGGTTTGAGGCCCAGAAAAAGCTGGCAACCTTCACGCAGGAAAAGCTTGATGAAATTGTCGAGCATATTGCGGAAGCTGTTGAAGAGCATGCCGAGGAGCTGGCCCGTATGTCTCATGAAGAGACAGACGGCGGCAAATGGCAGGACAAGCTGGTCAAGAACCGTTTTGTCTGTAATCAGGTCCGCAATGAACTGCGCGGCATGCGCTGCGTCGGTATCATAAACGAGGACCCGCAGAAAAAGATTACCGACATAGGCGTTCCCGTTGGACTCATTGCTTCCCTGTGCCCGGTGACAAGCCCGGTTTCAACAACGGTTTACAATACCCTGATTGCGATAAAGTCTGGAAACGGTGTTATTTTTTCCCCTCACCCCGGTGCAGCCAAAAGCATTGGCCGGGTTCTGGACATAATGATCAGCGCCGGGAATTCGTGCGGCCTTCCCGAAGGAAGCCTTTCCTATCTGGAGACCGTCACCAAGAGCGGAACCTGTGAACTTATGAACCACAGGAATGTTTCTCTGGTAATGATCACCGGAGTGCCCGGCATGATCAAAGCGGCCCAGAAGACCGGCAAACCGGTCATCTACGGGGGGACCGGAAACGGTCCGGCATTCATCGAACGCACTGCCGACATTGGGCAGGCTGTCAAAGACATCATTGCCAGCAAGACTTTTGATAACGGGATTGCTCCGTCCGCGGAGCAATCCATCGTTGTCGACTCCTGCGTTGCAGGGGATGTCCGCTGTGCACTGACTTCCTGCGGAGCCTACTTCATGTCCGAAGGTGAAGCCGAATCGCTGGCCGGACTGTTCTTCGCACCGGACGGACAACGCAGAAAAGGCATGGCCGGTCAATCGGCGCAGGTTCTGGCCCGCAGAGCCGGTTTCAACGTGCCGGAAAACACGACCGTGCTGGTGGCGGAACGCGAATACGTTTCCGACACCGATCCCTATTACAGAGAATTTCTTTCCCCTGTACTGGCCCTTTATGTGGAGGACGACTGGATGCACGCCTGCGAAAAGTGCATCGAGCTTCTGCTTCACGAAAGGAGCGCCCATACACTGGTCATTCATTCCGCGGATGAGGATGTAATCCTTCAGTTCGCCATGAAAAAACCGGTGGGACGGCTGCTGGTAAACACCCCGGCGGCATTCGGCGGCATGGGTGCCACCACCAATCTCTTTCCTTCCATGACCCTCGGCAGCTCCTCTGCCGGTTTCGGAATCACCTCCGACAACGTCTCGCCCATGAACCTGATCTACGTCAGGAAGGTCGGCCACGGGGTCCGCTGCATGGACGCAGTGGCGGCGGAAAGCGCAGGTACAGGGAAGCAGCCGAAAACAAAAGTAAACGATTCAAATATGGTGCAGATAATTCAACAAATTCTGCAAAAAGCCATTGAAGCCATAGATGATCCTGCGGATCGCTAA
- a CDS encoding BMC domain-containing protein — MGLIETFGIVFVLEAADAMMKAADVELIGYENVASGYISVLVQGDVAACQAAVEAGVKAVENMGTEVYASLVIPTPHRDLAQITKVYAIDNLLP, encoded by the coding sequence ATGGGCCTGATTGAGACATTCGGCATTGTTTTTGTGCTCGAAGCTGCAGATGCCATGATGAAAGCGGCGGATGTTGAACTGATCGGTTACGAGAACGTTGCCTCCGGGTATATTTCCGTACTGGTTCAGGGCGATGTCGCAGCCTGCCAGGCCGCTGTCGAAGCGGGCGTCAAGGCCGTGGAAAACATGGGAACCGAGGTCTACGCCTCACTGGTCATTCCCACCCCCCACCGCGACCTTGCGCAGATCACCAAGGTCTACGCAATCGACAACCTGCTTCCCTAA
- a CDS encoding MerR family DNA-binding transcriptional regulator → MKYKERYFIGEMSKLCNISKKALRYYDQINLIPSQRHDYNNYRYYTRESLLAVPVIKYYKQMGFTLEEMKEFIEGNSQHVFKSIQRSFRAKIRALEEEQEKIRRMHVSVKDWSELVREAEMVIDNSISEVSVKYIESEDLLFQDQKFENDLQWSIINLEFTQHVEEVNNEITGPVIINFSSRKDRIEGVDQKIKMLQKTIVPCSDDFSYQFGGEMMLSCYHTGAHEDIHKTYMKMERWAANSSYVLGQDSFERYVTDYWTTNNSAKFVTEVLIKVSRRGDPES, encoded by the coding sequence GTGAAGTACAAGGAACGCTATTTTATCGGAGAGATGAGCAAACTCTGCAACATATCCAAAAAAGCACTCCGTTACTACGACCAGATTAATCTCATCCCTTCGCAAAGGCACGATTACAACAACTACCGATATTACACCCGGGAGTCTCTGCTGGCTGTTCCGGTTATCAAATATTACAAGCAGATGGGATTTACCCTTGAGGAAATGAAGGAATTCATTGAGGGCAATTCCCAGCATGTCTTCAAATCCATCCAGCGGTCATTCAGAGCAAAGATCAGAGCCCTTGAGGAAGAGCAGGAAAAAATCCGCCGTATGCATGTATCGGTCAAGGACTGGTCCGAGCTGGTCCGTGAGGCGGAAATGGTCATCGACAACAGCATCAGTGAAGTCTCGGTAAAATACATCGAAAGCGAAGACCTGCTTTTTCAGGACCAGAAGTTCGAGAACGATCTCCAGTGGTCGATCATCAATCTTGAATTCACCCAGCATGTGGAAGAGGTGAACAACGAAATCACCGGACCGGTCATCATCAATTTTTCCTCCCGTAAAGACCGCATCGAGGGTGTGGATCAAAAAATAAAAATGCTGCAGAAAACAATTGTTCCCTGCAGCGATGATTTTTCATATCAGTTTGGCGGAGAGATGATGCTCTCCTGCTACCACACCGGAGCCCACGAGGATATCCACAAAACCTACATGAAGATGGAACGCTGGGCCGCAAACAGCAGTTACGTTCTGGGACAGGATTCCTTTGAAAGGTATGTAACCGACTACTGGACCACCAACAACAGCGCCAAGTTCGTCACCGAAGTGCTGATCAAAGTCTCCAGAAGGGGTGATCCGGAAAGCTGA
- a CDS encoding DUF364 domain-containing protein: protein MSICKQLMESMQPKAEGKILENLTIGLGYTAVCTSDGGIGIAFTPESNKGGCSVLSPKEDYEGRPASEVLELLLSNKDLHRTIGLALVNALNHAQARNLPEDRDNSVMFDTLGIVEGTRIAMVGHFAPIVARLEERGALVEVVDRGKGLGDELQFREKLGSWAQVAIVTSTSIINNTLDDLLDHMGKDVRVALMGPSTPLLKEPFQGNVCLLAGTVPMDSAATLRAVRQAKGTPVIQKFSKKTLLVVE from the coding sequence ATGAGTATTTGCAAACAGCTGATGGAAAGCATGCAGCCTAAGGCTGAAGGTAAAATTTTGGAAAATCTGACCATCGGTTTGGGATACACTGCCGTGTGCACCAGCGATGGCGGAATCGGGATTGCCTTTACTCCCGAATCAAACAAGGGCGGATGTTCGGTGCTTTCTCCCAAAGAAGATTATGAAGGCAGGCCGGCATCGGAAGTACTGGAACTGCTTCTATCGAACAAGGACCTGCACCGGACCATCGGCCTGGCACTGGTCAACGCCTTGAATCATGCCCAGGCCCGGAATCTGCCGGAGGATAGGGACAACTCGGTTATGTTCGATACGTTGGGCATAGTCGAGGGGACCAGAATCGCCATGGTGGGACACTTTGCACCCATTGTTGCACGCCTTGAGGAAAGAGGGGCTCTGGTTGAGGTCGTCGACAGGGGAAAAGGATTGGGGGATGAACTGCAGTTCCGGGAAAAACTGGGCTCCTGGGCTCAGGTAGCCATAGTGACCTCCACCAGTATCATCAACAACACGCTGGATGATCTGCTCGACCACATGGGCAAAGATGTGCGCGTGGCGCTTATGGGCCCTTCCACTCCATTGCTGAAAGAGCCGTTTCAGGGGAATGTCTGCCTGCTCGCCGGGACCGTGCCCATGGATTCCGCGGCAACGCTGAGGGCTGTGCGGCAGGCCAAGGGTACGCCTGTAATTCAGAAGTTTTCCAAAAAAACACTTCTCGTTGTGGAGTAG
- a CDS encoding nucleotidyltransferase domain-containing protein: MRFGLKEEVIQRICSIIHSYPSVEKVILFGSRAKGCHNPGSDIDLTLVGDAITSTERDRILLALDDLFLPYIIDLNLLRQITSEDLREHIDRVGVEFCSCPDSGVEEDE, encoded by the coding sequence ATGCGTTTTGGACTCAAAGAGGAAGTCATACAGAGGATATGCTCTATTATTCACAGCTATCCGTCAGTGGAAAAGGTGATCCTGTTCGGTTCACGGGCCAAGGGCTGTCACAATCCCGGTTCAGATATTGATCTGACCCTTGTGGGGGATGCCATAACATCCACAGAACGAGACCGCATTCTTTTGGCTCTTGATGATCTTTTTCTGCCGTACATTATTGATTTGAATTTGTTGCGCCAGATAACATCTGAAGATTTGCGGGAGCATATTGATCGGGTCGGGGTTGAATTTTGCTCTTGTCCGGATTCCGGGGTTGAAGAAGATGAGTGA
- a CDS encoding nucleotidyltransferase substrate binding protein produces MTDQDVRWKQRFSNYLKALDRLTKAVELAGERPLSDLEEQGMIQGFEFTHELAWNVLKDFLKHQGISNLIGSKDAVRSAFQNGLIEDGDIWMSMILDRNRSSHTYNEDTAREIATKILEDYHPAFRQMAERFKTIRDKYED; encoded by the coding sequence ATGACTGATCAGGATGTGCGCTGGAAACAACGTTTCAGCAATTATTTAAAGGCACTGGACAGACTTACCAAAGCCGTTGAGTTGGCCGGAGAACGCCCTCTTTCCGATCTGGAAGAACAAGGTATGATCCAGGGATTTGAGTTCACCCACGAACTGGCTTGGAATGTTTTAAAAGACTTTTTGAAACATCAGGGAATCAGCAACCTCATCGGCTCAAAAGATGCTGTCCGTTCCGCATTTCAAAACGGCCTGATTGAAGACGGCGATATCTGGATGAGCATGATTCTGGACCGTAACCGCTCTTCCCACACCTATAACGAGGATACGGCAAGGGAGATTGCCACAAAAATTCTGGAGGACTACCACCCCGCATTTCGTCAAATGGCAGAACGGTTCAAGACCATTCGTGACAAATACGAGGATTAG